A single region of the Ctenopharyngodon idella isolate HZGC_01 chromosome 21, HZGC01, whole genome shotgun sequence genome encodes:
- the gpat3 gene encoding glycerol-3-phosphate acyltransferase 3, with amino-acid sequence MEGVWDVAFVLFQVWLSIVAGLIVLPAMFGVSLGFTDIYIKVLVKILEWATLRIQRGQKEQPTLPSQSANGIIEKDDGSMAEEIGKLRRAHPKNLAGGDFTLCDVFYFCKKGIENIVEDQVTQRFTSEELASWNLLTRTNNNFRYISVRLTIIWGLGVFIRYCILMPLRITLAAIGLSWLVIGTTFVGFLPNSNAKNWLSDLVHITCYRICARGLSATIRYHNKENRPKKGGICVANHTSPIDIVILANDGCYAMVGQVHGGLMGVIQRSMVRSCPHVWFERSEMKDRHAVAKRLKDHIADKTKLPILIFPEGTCINNTSVMMFKKGSFEIGGTIYPVAIKYDPQFGDAFWNSAKYNMVSYLLRMMTSWAIVCNVWYLPPMTRQDGEDAVHFANRVKSAIANQGGLVDLSWDGGLKREKVKESYKEEQQKMYSSMIVGSDCHEASVGPA; translated from the exons ATGGAAGGTGTTTGGGACGTCGCATTTGTGCTCTTCCAGGTGTGGCTGTCCATTGTAGCGGGGCTCATCGTGTTACCTGCCATGTTTGGTGTGTCCCTGGGGTTCACAGATATCTACATCAAGGTGCTGGTTAAGATACTAGAG TGGGCAACTCTTAGGATCCAACGAGGACAGAAGGAACAGCCAACACTGCCATCACAGTCAGCCAACG GGATAATCGAAAAAGATGACGGCTCTATGGCAGAGGAGATCGGAAAGCTGCGACGAGCTCATCCCAAAAATCTGGCTGGGGGAGACTTTACTCTGTGTGATGTCTTCTATTTTTGTAAGAAAGGCATTGAGAACATTGTTGAGGATCAGGTGACTCAGCGCTTCACGTCGGAGGAACTGGCTTCCTGGAATCTCCTCACCCGAACCAACAACAACTTTCGCTACATCAGCGTGCGGCTCACCATCATATGGGGCCTGGGAGTTTTTATACgttactgtattttaatgccTCTCAG GATCACTTTAGCTGCTATCGGATTGAGCTGGTTGGTGATAGGAACTACTTTTGTTGGATTTCTTCCTAACAGCAA CGCGAAGAACTGGCTCAGTGATTTGGTTCATATTACATGCTACAGAATATGTGCCAGAGGCCTGTCTGCTACCATCCGCTATCATAATAA AGAGAATCGGCCAAAAAAAGGAGGTATCTGTGTTGCCAACCACACCTCCCCAATTGACATTGTCATTCTTGCGAACGATGGATGTTATGCTATG GTAGGTCAAGTTCATGGAGGTCTCATGGGGGTCATCCAGAGGTCAATGGTGAGGTCCTGTCCTCATGTGTGGTTTGAGAGATCCGAGATGAAAGATCGCCATGCGGTTGCCAAAAG GTTGAAAGACCATATTGCTGATAAAACTAAGCTGCCAATTCTGATCTTTCCAGAGG GAACTTGCATTAATAATACATCAGTCATGATGTTCAAGAAGGGAAGCTTTGAAATTGGTGGAACTATATACCCAGTTGCAATCAAG TATGACCCTCAGTTTGGAGATGCCTTCTGGAACAGTGCCAAGTACAACATGGTGAGTTACCTCCTCAGAATGATGACAAGCTGGGCCATAGTGTGCAACGTGTGGTACCTCCCACCCATGACTCGACAG GACGGAGAGGATGCTGTTCATTTTGCTAACAGAGTGAAATCAGCAATTGCCAATCAGGGTGGACTGGTGGATTTGTCCTG GGATGGAGGACTGAAGAGAGAAAAGGTCAAGGAGTCATACAAGGAGGAGCAACAGAAGATGTACAGCAGTATGATCGTAGGCTCGGACTGTCACGAAGCCTCTGTTGGTCCCGCATAA
- the abraxas1 gene encoding BRCA1-A complex subunit Abraxas 1: protein MEEFNTTVRISGFVLSSLMFHHLNSDADVEGLILGESVGEENCRITDSQIDHIQFEHTINIQKHIPCHKLHSFYSNVGDVSEQKIRQILSDYKTENVIGWYRQRRNTRQQMTFMEQVIHQNMRKILSNQELVFMLLTPSQATASGSTHRLEFSAFLWHSSQYNNIPILVSNLGNLEQQDYWRVSGTCPSLGQSQAVNQHRTKFFCSGDDLKEVRNVSDMNDALLAEMQKVCEEVEKGERAVEKLQEDITQLKEAIGKQKNSSEKNETQKCASPEEPKENIPLCSALRTLFPDAPSLRTQTLTVQGFPVLELCCNSDHNIDIPTKLPLILENQYTRRKDAAPRLRKKCLAAGFPQRLKRKRKSNDISKSASESGSDTEIEMNGQSRSNSPVF, encoded by the exons ATGGAGGAATTCAACACAACTGTCCGTATATCGGGTTTCGTGTTGAGTTCACTGATGTTTCATCATTTGAACAGTGATGCGGATGTG GAAGGTCTTATTCTTGGAGAGAGTGTAGGAGAGGAGAACTGTAGGATCACAGACTCACAAATTGATCACATACAGTTTGAGCACACTATAA ataTTCAAAAACACATCCCTTGTCATAAACTGCATAG CTTCTACAGTAATGTTGGTGATGTAAGCGAGCAGAAAATAAGACAAATTTTGTCTGATTACAAAACG GAGAATGTGATTGGGTGGTACAGACAACGAAGAAACACCAGACAGCAAATGACCTTCATGGAACAAGTgattcatcaaaatatgagaAAGATTCTGTCCAATCAGGAACTTGTTTTCATGCTGCTCACACCCTCTCAGGCAACAGCATCAGGCTCCACACATCGCCTTGAGTTCTCAGCTTTCTTATGGCACAGCAG CCAGTACAACAATATCCCCATCTTGGTGAGCAACCTGGGAAACCTTGAACAACAAGACTACTGGAGAGTGTCAGGCACATGTCCATCTTTAGGACAGAGTCAAGCTGTAAATCAACACAG GACCAAATTCTTCTGCTCAGGGGATGATTTAAAAGAGGTCAGAAATGTCAGCGACATGAATGATGCTTTATTAGCAGAAATGCAG AAAGTGTGTGAGGAAGTGGAGAAGGGTGAAAGAGCAGTTGAGAAACTTCAAGAAGACATCACGCAACTAAAGGAGGCGATCGGGAAACAGAAGAATTCCTCAGAGAAAAATGAAA CCCAAAAATGTGCCTCTCCAGAAGAACCCAAAGAGAACATACCTCTGTGCTCAGCTCTGAGAACTCTCTTCCCCGATGCTCCCTCATTACGGACACAAACCCTCACTGTTCAGGGCTTCCCCGTATTAGAACTGTGCTGTAATTCTGACCATAACATTGATATTCCCACTAAACTGCCTCTGATTCTGGAGAATCAATATACCAGGAGGAAGGATGCAGCCCCCAGACTCAGGAAAAAATGCCTCGCTGCTGGTTTTCCTCAGAGACTTAAAAGGAAGAGGAAATCGAATGATATCAGCAAGTCAGCCTCTGAGAGCGGGTCAGATACAGAGATTGAGATGAATGGACAGAGCAGAAGTAACTCTCCtgtcttttaa
- the mrps18c gene encoding 28S ribosomal protein S18c, mitochondrial: protein MFALSFSRLLLQALPKQPVTPRATAQCIRSLTTSQQDPPKKDDMPIKMENPYKQPPKTCILCNVTVDFKNVQLLSQFISPHTGRVYGRHITGLCGRKQKEVSKAIKKARSMGFMSVTLKDPQFMKDPDICGIKHFE from the exons ATGTTTGCCCTTTCTTTTAGTCGCCTGTTATTACAGGCTCTTCCCAAGCAACCAGTCACACCTAGGGCTACAG CACAATGCATCAGAAGTCTGACAACATCTCAACAAGATCCGCCCAAGAAAGATGATATG CCCATCAAAATGGAAAACCCATACAAACAACCCCCTAAAACTTGCATCCTGTGTAATGTAACTGTAGACTTTAAAAACGTTCAG CTGTTGTCTCAGTTCATTTCACCACACACAGGCAGAGTATACGGCAGACACATAACAG GCTTGTGTGGTCGAAAGCAGAAGGAGGTATCGAAGGCAATAAAAAAAGCTCGTTCAATGG GTTTTATGTCAGTCACTCTGAAGGACCCACAGTTTATGAAAGACCCTGATATTTGTGGTATCAAACACTTTGAATAG
- the helq gene encoding helicase POLQ-like: MYNDNHVHDIVVKRNNSSSRKRSRDGIRSHISPAKKRSSFTSTKCTSGEGHTYAEDMTDNKGTELCCSDNEDLFEGYDSIVGDSSFLAKLEDVELQMRQCHDQQTPNPCEDDLSDSILAEDFRDSPPRALPSSQIEFQKAVTTPHKSPSRGAYSTSTPDLMNPRPAVNHADLNVKKPPSKARRSMKDHLKKVLIDNAAASSTVSKTVQQKEAVMTEEMSFAMQAMESISAEGDLGPFFGLPSKVKDLILRLKGIQDLYDWQKTCLSLDSVQQRRNLIYSLPTSGGKTLVAEILIFKELLCRKKDALLILPYISLVQEKVRGLSSFGIELDFMVEEYAGSKGKFPPVKRRNKNSLYITTIEKGHSLVNSLIENDRLDNIGLVVVDELHMLGDGSRGAILEMTLSKILYMSKSTQIIGMSATLGNVGDLQTFLKAENYTNDFRPVELKEYVKVKDSIYEVDPKEETCFSFSRLLDFKYSSGMQKMDPDHIIALATEVIPQQSCLIFCATKKNCENLAGMICKYLNKEFLKHKKTEKATLLGELKSSGNGSLCPVLQKTVPFGLAYHHSGLTSDERKLVEEAYSSGVLCLLTCTSTLAAGINLPARRVILRSPYVAAEFLKRSQYKQMVGRAGRAGIDAMGESILILQEKDINMAKKLLSAPMEKCYSNLLHDGGRGLLSLVLSLIGLKITTTVEQVRDFMKGTLLSVQEAQVSPERNLWDLTVESIETLKQKSLIEASADVHNETILQITRLGRATFKGSVDLNYCDLLYQDLSKGLEGLLLNSFLHLVYLVTPYDMVHQCKPDWMIYFRQFTNLSAAEQKMATAVGVPESFVARKAAGQSVRKSVDIVVVNRLYLALVLYSLLKETNLWNVSDRFQLTRGFVQTLLSSASAFGSSVLHFTEELEEFWAYKSLLSELTRRLTYCVQAELIPLMEVAGVMEHRAKQLYNAGYKTLPHLANADPQILVRTIENLFKRQANQIIASAKMLIKEKAEALQEEVDDLLMLPSDLPSL, from the exons ATGTATAATGACAACCACGTACACGACATTGTGGTAAAACGCAACAATTCGTCCTCAAGAAAAAGATCAAGGGATGGCATAAGAAGTCACATCTCTCCAGCCAAGAAGCGGTCCAGTTTCACGTCAACAAAATGCACTTCCGGTGAAGGACACACTTATGCTGAAGACATGACTGACAATAAAGGCACAGAGCTG TGCTGCAGTGACAATGAGGACTTATTTGAGGGTTATGACAGCATTGTGGGTGACAGCTCCTTTCTAGCTAAGCTTGAAGATGTAGAGCTCCAGATGAGGCAGTGTCATGATCAGCAGACTCCAAACCCCTGTGAGGATGATCTTTCAGACTCTATCTTAGCAGAGGATTTCAGAGACTCACCACCGAGAGCTTTGCCAAGCTCTCAAATTGAATTTCAAAAAGCTGTCACAACCCCACACAAAAGCCCTTCCAGGGGTGCATATAGCACCTCTACCCCTGATTTGATGAATCCCAGGCCAGCTGTCAATCATGCAGACCTCAATGTTAAAAAGCCACCCTCAAAAGCCAGAAGAAGCATGAAAGATCATCTTAAGAAAGTACTGATAGATAATGCAGCAGCATCTAGCACTGTCTCCAAGACCGTACAACAAAAGGAAGCTGTGATGACTGAAGAAATGAGTTTTGCCATGCAGGCCATGGAGTCCATATCAGCTGAGGGGGACCTGGGCCCTTTTTTTGGTCTCCCATCCAAAGTTAAAGACCTTATTTTGAGGTTAAAGGGAATCCAGGACTTGTATG ATTGGCAGAAAACATGTTTGAGTCTGGATTCGGTGCAACAAAGGAGAAATCTCATTTATTCTTTACCAACAAGTGGAGGAAAGACTCTAGTGGCAGAGATTCTTATATTTAAAGAGCTCTTGTGTAGAAAGAAAGATGCCCTGCTTATTTTGCCATACATATCCTTGGTTCAGGAAAAG GTTCGAGGGTTGTCTAGCTTTGGAATTGAGTTGGACTTCATGGTCGAGGAGTATGCTGGCAGTAAAGGGAAGTTTCCTCCAGTCAAGAGAAGAAATAAAAACTCTCTGTACATCACAACCATTGAGAAGGGACACAGTCTTGTCAATTCACTAATTGAAAATGACCGTCTAGACAATATTGGCCTGGTTGTTGTGGATGAG ctccATATGCTTGGTGATGGGAGCAGGGGGGCAATTCTTGAAATGACTTTGTCAAAGATTCTGTACATGAGCA AATCAACTCAAATTATTGGTATGAGTGCAACACTAGGCAATGTGGGAGATCTTCAGACCTTCCTGAAAGCTGAAAACTACACCAATGACTTTAGACCC gTTGAGCTGAAAGAGTATGTAAAAGTAAAGGACAGCATATATGAAGTTGATCCAAAGGAAGAGACATGCTTCAGTTTCTCACGACTCCTGGATTTCAAG TACTCCAGTGGAATGCAGAAGATGGACCCTGACCACATCATAGCTCTGGCAACTGAAGTCATCCCACAGCAGTCCTGCCTCATTTTCTGTGCCACCAAGAAGAACTGCGAGAATCTAGCTGGAATGATCTGCAAGTATTTAAATAA GGAGTTTCTTAAACACAAGAAGACAGAGAAAGCCACACTTCTGGGTGAACTGAAGAGCAGTGGGAATGGATCCTTGTGTCCTGTGCTGCAGAAGACTGTGCCCTTTGGCCTGGCCTACCACCACAGCGGCCTGACCAGTGATGAGAGGAAGCTGGTGGAGGAGGCCTATTCCTCAGGGGTGCTCTGCCTTCTCACGTGCACCTCTACTCTTGCTGCTGGCATCAACCTCCCCGCACGCAG GGTGATTCTGAGGTCCCCATATGTAGCTGCAGAGTTTTTAAAGAGAAGTCAGTACAAACAGATGGTGGGCAGAGCAGGACGAGCAGGTATTGATGCCATGGGAGAGAGTATCCTGATCCTGCAGGAAAAAGATATAAACATG GCCAAAAAACTATTGTCTGCACCAATGGAGAAGTGTTATAGTAACCTGTTGCATGATGGAGGGAGGGGCCTCCTCAGTCTCGTCCTGTCACTCATTGGCCTGAAA ATAACTACAACTGTAGAACAAGTGAGGGATTTCATGAAAGGCACGCTGCTTAGTGTGCAGGAGGCTCAGGTCAGTCCAGAGAGGAATTTGTGGGATCTTACAGTGGAATCTATAGAGACATTGAAGCAGAAGAGCCTCATTGAAGCCTCTGCTGATGTACATAATGAAACCATTCTCCAAATCACCAGGCTTGGGAGAGCAACATTCAAAG GTTCAGTAGACCTAAATTACTGTGATCTGCTCTACCAAGACTTATCAAAGGGGCTGGAGGGTTTACTCCTCAATAGTTTTCTTCACTTAGTCTATCTGGTTACTCCATATGACATGGTGCATCAATGCAAGCCAGATTGGATGATCTACTTCAGACAG TTTACAAATTTGTCAGCTGCTGAGCAGAAGATGGCCACTGCAGTCGGAGTGCCTGAAAGTTTTGTGGCTAGAAAGGCAGCGGGACAGAGTGTGAGGAAG TCTGTGGACATTGTGGTAGTGAATAGGTTGTATCTTGCCCTAGTGCTGTACTCCCTACTGAAGGAGACAAACCTGTGGAACGTGTCCGATAGGTTCCAGCTGACTAGAGGCTTTGTTCAGACTCTCCTCAGCTCAGCTTCTGCCTTTGGGTCCTCCGTGCTGCACTTCACTGAG GAGCTGGAGGAGTTTTGGGCCTACAAGTCTCTTCTCTCAGAGCTGACCCGTAGATTGACTTACTGTGTGCAGGCTGAGCTCATTCCACTCATGGAGGTGGCTGGAGTCATGGAG